The following proteins are encoded in a genomic region of Bicyclus anynana chromosome 12, ilBicAnyn1.1, whole genome shotgun sequence:
- the LOC112052769 gene encoding transcription initiation factor TFIID subunit 13 isoform X2, whose translation MTTPTPENQDQFDQFEDEDTEQQLGATASGRKRLFSKELRCMMYGFGDDQNPYTESVDFLEDLVIEFITETTHRAMEVGRPGRVQVEDIIFLVRKDPRKYARVKDLLTMNEELKKARKAFDEVKYVE comes from the exons ATGACTACACCCACACCAGAAAATCAAGATCAGTTTGATCAG TTTGAGGATGAAGACACAGAACAACAACTGGGTGCAACAGCGTCAGGTAGAAAAAGATTGTTCAGTAAAGAGCTCAGATGTATGATGTATGGGTTTGGAGATGACCAGAATCCTTACACAGAGAGTGTCGACTTTCTAGAAGATCTTGTTATTGAATTTATCACTGAAACTACACACAG AGCAATGGAAGTCGGCAGACCAGGCAGAGTACAAGTTGAAGACATAATATTTCTTGTGAGAAAGGACCCACGCAAATATGCGAGGGTCAAAGACCTTCTAACCATGAATGAGGAGCTCAAGAAAGCTAGAAAAGCTTTTGATGAAGTCAAATATGTTG
- the LOC112052769 gene encoding transcription initiation factor TFIID subunit 13 isoform X3, which yields MTTPTPENQDQFDQFEDEDTEQQLGATASGRKRLFSKELRCMMYGFGDDQNPYTESVDFLEDLVIEFITETTHRAMEVGRPGRVQVEDIIFLVRKDPRKYARVKDLLTMNEELKKARKAFDEVKYVD from the exons ATGACTACACCCACACCAGAAAATCAAGATCAGTTTGATCAG TTTGAGGATGAAGACACAGAACAACAACTGGGTGCAACAGCGTCAGGTAGAAAAAGATTGTTCAGTAAAGAGCTCAGATGTATGATGTATGGGTTTGGAGATGACCAGAATCCTTACACAGAGAGTGTCGACTTTCTAGAAGATCTTGTTATTGAATTTATCACTGAAACTACACACAG AGCAATGGAAGTCGGCAGACCAGGCAGAGTACAAGTTGAAGACATAATATTTCTTGTGAGAAAGGACCCACGCAAATATGCGAGGGTCAAAGACCTTCTAACCATGAATGAGGAGCTCAAGAAAGCTAGAAAAGCTTTTGATGAAGTCAAATATGTTG
- the LOC112052769 gene encoding transcription initiation factor TFIID subunit 13 isoform X1, which yields MTTPTPENQDQFDQFEDEDTEQQLGATASGRKRLFSKELRCMMYGFGDDQNPYTESVDFLEDLVIEFITETTHRAMEVGRPGRVQVEDIIFLVRKDPRKYARVKDLLTMNEELKKARKAFDEVKYVEDQQ from the exons ATGACTACACCCACACCAGAAAATCAAGATCAGTTTGATCAG TTTGAGGATGAAGACACAGAACAACAACTGGGTGCAACAGCGTCAGGTAGAAAAAGATTGTTCAGTAAAGAGCTCAGATGTATGATGTATGGGTTTGGAGATGACCAGAATCCTTACACAGAGAGTGTCGACTTTCTAGAAGATCTTGTTATTGAATTTATCACTGAAACTACACACAG AGCAATGGAAGTCGGCAGACCAGGCAGAGTACAAGTTGAAGACATAATATTTCTTGTGAGAAAGGACCCACGCAAATATGCGAGGGTCAAAGACCTTCTAACCATGAATGAGGAGCTCAAGAAAGCTAGAAAAGCTTTTGATGAAGTCAAATATGTTG
- the LOC112052763 gene encoding RNA-binding motif protein, X-linked 2 yields the protein MNPMTNVKNVLKLSERELAGNSKSSWHDQYKDSAWLFIGGLPYDLTEGDVICVFSQYGEIVNINLVRDKGTGKSRGFAFICYEDQRSTILAVDNLNGIKILGRTIRVDHCEQYRVPNADMTKVDELTALVRAEGCAPTLQTPQDVPVKKEIHKEKKKKHKEKKSKKKKKHKSKSDSDDSSSN from the exons ATGAATCCCATGAC AAATGTGAAAAATGTATTGAAGTTAAGCGAAAGAGAGCTCGCTGGCAATTCAAAAAGTTCTTGGCATGATCAGTACAAAGATAGCGCTTGGTTATTCATAGGCGGCTTGCCATACGATTTGACGGAAGGAGACGTTATTTGTGTTTTTTCTCA GTATGGAGAAAtcgttaatattaatttagtgaGAGACAAAGGAACAGGCAAATCAAGAGGATTTGCATTTATTTGCTATGAAGATCAAAGGTCGACTATTCTTGCAGTGGACAATTTGAATGGAATTAAG atTTTAGGTAGGACAATTCGGGTGGACCACTGTGAACAATATAGAGTGCCAAACGCAGACATGACCAAAGTAGACGAGTTGACAGCATTGGTAAGGGCAGAAGGATGTGCACCTACACTACAAACGCCACAAGATGTGCCTGTTaaaaag GAGATccacaaagaaaagaaaaagaaacataaagaaaagaaaagcaaaaagaaaaagaaacacaAGAGCAAGTCTGATTCTGATGATAGTTCCAGTAATTAA
- the LOC112052762 gene encoding inositol polyphosphate 1-phosphatase, producing the protein MADILEALIQASEKAARIARSCCENADTLLVAEKCETEANTRFDKDFKTVADVLAQECAKAVIIFQFPELNGHVRGEECPEIGGITIGLQGTVEGTARLLSGALPLATATRMAEAAHSDTFENIPLFPVDLPAVDTSDLGVWIDPIDATAEFISGVRGDAKPGHGLPCVTVLIGAYLRSTGTPVVGVINQPFYNGTGRIVWGLHYNNFNLNSEELHTSKEKIVLMSGAEKPEIIERFKAAGWTVNSVPGAGHKLMKVALGEASAYIVSQGTTFRWDTCAPHAIILARGGNVLCYKKRVPIRYNDDEDLETKEYCNKDGIIAYINEAILDEIKNILS; encoded by the exons ATGGCTGATATATTAGAGGCTCTAATACAAGCATCAGAAAAGGCTGCACGTATAGCGAGATCATGTTGCGAGAACGCAGACACTTTACTAGTCGCTGAGAAGTGTGAAACAGAAGCGAACACTCGCTTTGATAAGGATTTCAAGACTGTTGCCGATGTTCTAGCACAGGAATGTGCAAAGGCTGTTATTATTTTCCAATTTCCCGAATTAAACGGCCATGTTAGAGGTGAAGAGTGCCCCGAAATTGGTGGCATAACAATCGGCTTACAGGGCACCGTGGAAGGCACCGCTCGATTACTTAGCGGTGCTCTACCTCTGGCTACAGCTACAAGAATGGCTGAAGCGGCTCACAGTGACACGTTTGAGAATATACCTTTGTTTCCTGTTGATCTGCCTGCAGTTGATACTAGCGATCTTGGTGTGTGGATCGACCCTATTG ATGCTACTGCTGAGTTCATATCAGGAGTGAGAGGTGATGCTAAACCTGGTCACGGGCTCCCTTGTGTGACTGTACTGATTGGGGCTTATTTAAGGTCAACTGGTACACCTGTTGTTGGAGTCATCAACCAACCCTTCTATAA tGGAACTGGTCGTATTGTATGGGGTCTACACTACAACAACTTTAACTTAAACTCTGAAGAGTTGCACACTTCAAAAGAGAAAATAGTTCTTATGAGTGGTGCTGAAAAACCAGAGATCATTGAGAGATTCAAAGCTGCAGGATGGACTGTCAATTCTGTTCCTGGTGCTGGTCACAAACTAATGAAAGTAGCTTTAG GTGAAGCATCAGCCTACATAGTGTCACAGGGAACCACATTCCGATGGGACACCTGTGCACCGCATGCAATCATTCTTGCAAGGGGAGGTAATGTTTTGTGCTATAAAAAACGTGTGCCAATCAGATACAACGACGACGAAGACCTCGAAACTAAAGAATACTGTAATAAAGATGGAATTATAGCATACATAAATGAGGCTATTTtggatgaaattaaaaatatactgtcTTAA